A region from the Cydia amplana chromosome 7, ilCydAmpl1.1, whole genome shotgun sequence genome encodes:
- the LOC134649363 gene encoding ubiquitin carboxyl-terminal hydrolase 1, translated as MPVNLVETKKGVEKAKFSLSLNRNATYLSNEDRQLADPKEKSVPGKFGNHDNKENRPAKRPFRGTYNNTLSSAKKLKPLTESPKPPVLKPAPETELIILKAPVASAAMLNGHHNDNQYGTQRKIPIATLSNLGNTCFLNSVLYTLRYAPRFLHNLHHLVSDLASVEQKLGSIRLKSSSLGRSAAGLASSGARSWSSKDLLSLGQSDNCSEKSKIRIATEKLHETYLNLRAAESKCFNSNSSDASPEPFAADAFLAALRDVNPTFEGNRQQDAHELLVCLLDNIRETCRALSDRARLHLPENGDSNGIGRQPSLDGDSKPGLGNLRKSWKKRKDGNKRHSPTEDRAPSPAEPDHRPGWDFVADDFEGTMVVRTMCLECEAVTEKAQAVLELCVPVGEEETPDSEPFRAACLTSEYLRDQNKYWCERCLRYNEARRSVAYSRLPRILVLQLKRFSGGMEKITRHAPTPLLMPCFCEACPQDQSPSHSYVLWAVIMHLGQSLSGGHYVSYARAAPGPGPGDTCSRTGDAPPQPSSFMRTLFHRPRQQAPGCAAKECCVPRPRPEASWLACDDEQVKPISNQDFHDLLSAEPKLRSAATPYLLFYVKSEDG; from the exons ATGCCAGTTAATTTGGTTGAAACGAAAAAAGGAGTCGAAAAAGCAAAGTTTTCACTGTCCTTGAATAGAAATGCAACTTATCTGAGCAACGAAGACCGACAACTTGCAGATCCAAAAGAGAAATCTGTGCCTGGCAAGTTCGGAAATCACGATAATAAGGAAAACAGGCCCGCGAAGCGGCCATTCAGAGGCACTTATAATAATACTTTGAGTTCGGCTAAAAAGTTAAAGCCACTGACTGAATCACCCAAGCCACCAG tATTAAAACCTGCCCCGGAAACCGAGCTGATAATACTGAAAGCGCCAGTGGCAAGCGCTGCCATGTTGAATGGCCACCACAATGACAATCAGTATGGGACGCAGCGCAAGATACCCATCGCCACCCTGTCTAACCTCGGCAACACTTGCTTTCTCAACAGTGTGCTCTATACCTTGCG ATATGCTCCAAGATTCCTCCACAACCTCCACCACCTCGTGTCAGACTTGGCCAGTGTGGAGCAGAAGCTCGGCAGCATACGACTGAAGAGTTCCTCGCTCGGAAGAAGCGCAGCTGGTCTAGCTTCGTCCGGTGCCCGGTCCTGGAGCAGCAAGGATCTGCTCTCGCTTGGACAGTCGGATAACTGTTCAGAGAAGAGTAAAATAAGG ATAGCGACCGAGAAACTCCACGAGACCTATCTAAATCTTCGGGCAGCGGAGAGCAAGTGCTTCAACAGCAACTCGTCCGACGCGTCGCCCGAGCCCTTCGCGGCTGACGCTTTCCTCGCGGCGCTGCGAGACGTCAACCCCACCTTCGAAG GCAACCGGCAACAAGATGCCCACGAGCTCCTGGTGTGCCTCCTCGACAACATCCGCGAGACGTGCCGCGCGCTCAGCGACCGCGCAAGGTTACACTTGCCCGAGAACGGAGACAG TAACGGCATCGGTCGGCAACCTAGTCTCGACGGCGACAGCAAACCCGGGCTCGGCAACCTTCGCAAGTCGTGGAAAAAACGCAAGGACGGCAACAAGAGACACTCGCCTACTGAAGACAGGGCGCCTTCCCCGGCCGAGCCCGACCACAGGCCTGGGTGGGACTTCGTTGCCGACGACTTTGAAG gcACGATGGTAGTCCGCACAATGTGCCTGGAGTGCGAAGCGGTAACGGAGAAGGCGCAAGCCGTGCTCGAGCTGTGTGTGCCTGTGGGCGAGGAGGAAACTCCCGACTCCGAGCCGTTCCGGGCCGCTTGCCTCACCAGCGAGTACCTAAGGGACCAGAACAAG TATTGGTGCGAACGCTGCCTCCGCTACAACGAAGCGCGGCGCAGCGTGGCGTACTCCCGACTACCTCGAATTTTAGTTTTGCAACTAAAAAG GTTCAGCGGCGGCATGGAGAAGATCACGCGGCACGCGCCGACGCCACTGCTGATGCCGTGCTTCTGCGAGGCGTGCCCGCAGGACCAGTCGCCCAGCCACAG CTACGTGCTGTGGGCGGTGATCATGCACCTGGGCCAGTCGCTGTCGGGCGGGCACTACGTGTCGtacgcgcgcgcggcgccgggcccgggcccgggCGACACGTGCTCGCGCACCGGCGACGCGCCGCCGCAGCCAAGCTCCTTCATGCGCACGCTGTTCCACCGGCCGAGGCAGCAGGCGCCGGGCTGCGCCGCTAAAG AGTGCTGCGTGCCCCGACCGCGACCTGAAGCCTCGTGGCTGGCGTGCGACGACGAGCAAGTGAAGCCAATCTCCAACCAGGATTTCCACGACCTGCTGTCTGCCGAGCCCAAGCTACGCTCAGCCGCCACGCCCTACCTGCTTTTCTACGTCAAAAGCGAAGACGGCTAG